The genomic DNA aaagaaaatacagaagAGTAGGCTTGTAAACCATCTAAATCATTGTCTCCATGTGGATCATTGAATACAACCCCTACAgaataaaaaacaacagttgaaaCTGTTGAAACCGTAAAATATGTTCACTTTTGTTCAGGCTTGTTTCAGGACTCAAGCATCAGATAACATAACAACATAACTTTGAAAGTAAGAAGTCCTCAAGAGTTGACTATTCAGACACTCCGGGGTGATCTGAAacattgtttgaatgacagactTGATACTAAACAGCGCAATCTGTAATTAAGGCAAACAGTAGACAAATACGTGCAGATAACTGAACATTTACCTTCAGTAAATACAAAAACAGGGTTGGTGGTTTTGATATATTGTGTAATGTAAGGTAACAGATTTTCAACAGGTGGAGATTTTATAATACAGCTTCTACCGAGGCCACTCTTTTAGCGTCTATTAGACCATTGCGGCTAATACTGTAGTCAGAGAGCAGATCTGCTTTAAGGCAATATTGCATTTACCTTCAACTGACAGGTTTTCAATGAATCAGCCAAAACACCCTGTTTATCAGTGTCACTATCTCAACATAAAATgacattaaaacaaataaatgataaTAGTAGAAAAAGGGTGCTTGGTGGTGAACCTGACCCCTCATTAAATGGATAGAGACACTGTTGTTTTACATTTGGGCTCTTCTTTTAGATTGAAATGACAATGCCAACTACACCGGATTTTGTATTACTTGTTTTACAGTACAGTTTTAGAATTTGTCAGATGGGGAATACTTATATGATtcatataattatattatataatctcAAAATAGAAAACAACAGAATATAAGAAGGTTAACTGCAGGGAAAACCCCCACCATCAATCAGTAAGAGCATAAATGACAACATCCAGTGCTTCAATGTCCACAGATAGGCAATGCTAACTGTATACTGGCTTACTTATGGTAACGCTCCATATGGTTCTCAAGGCGTCCCTTATAGAAGAAGCCTTTTCCGCAAACCTTGCAGAGAATGGGCAAGTCACGGCGACACTTAGACACATGCTTATTGTACTTTGCTTGTGAGCGGAATATCTTCTCACACTTCGCACACTGGGTCCCTTCCATAGGCTGACGGCACTTTTTCTTGTGTAAGCTTAGCTGTCCACGAAAGCGAAACACTGCAGGACACCGCTCACATTTgatgggcttctctcctgtgtgggtGCGAAAGTGTTCAATCATCCGGTATTTGCTTTTCGAGACCTTCTGACACAATAAGCAGATGAAACCATCAGGGCAGCGTCTGCCCATGGTTTGCCATCCTGGACTCGGCCTCGTGTCTGAACTGCAATCTCTCTGAACATTGTTATGGTTGATTGCTAGACTTGTGTCTTTCTTTGGAGACCTCAAATCCTCTTGATCGTCTTCAGTATCCTCTAAAGGCTCGGTCGATGCAACGTTTTCATTAGTCTCACTGGAATTCATTTGGTCTTTGTGGATTCTCATGATGTGCTTTTTGAGTGCCTGGTTAACGCGGAATTTCTTTGAGCACATGTCGCAAGGGAATGGCCTCTCGCCAGTATGAACACGCACATGCTCTTTCAGCTTCGAACGTCTATGAAACGTCTTGTTGCAGTATACACAGGAGTTTTTTTTGGTGGACCTGTCTTTCTGGATAGATGATTCACTGATGTTGCTAGAGAAAGGTGGGCTTTCCTTCTCATCGATCAGCTGTTTTTTGCTTGGTGCAGTCGGGTTTTCTTCATCACAGGACTCAAGTTTTGGAGGGTTAGTGGACTCAGCTTGTTTTGCCAACAATTGCTTGAGTTTTTTGCAAGTTTGTTTATGCAACTGAAGAGCACTCGGAAAACGGTATTCTTTTTTGCAACCTCGACACTTCTTGTGCGATCGTACATGCACACTTCGGCCAAACGGTGTATCAAATACCTTCTTACAAAACTTGCAGGAGTAGCTCTTTTCACCACCATTTTTCACCATCTCCTTTTCTCGAGACTCAGTTGCTGCggtctttcttttctcttttttgctcTTCGTTGTATTTTCTTGCTCTTTTCCGGTTACATTTCTCCCTTTTCCTCTATGACCTGCATTGCCTGTCAGGTCAGTATATTCCTGTTTGATATCTTCAAGTAACTGTCTCATGTCGTTTCTCATTGGTGGACGTCGAGTTCCTCGGCCGCGCATTGGTAAGGTTCTGTCCATGTGTTTGTGCCCCTCGTTTAATGAGGAACCtgtgaaagaaaaacataaaataaaaataattgggACCCAGTAAGAGAACAAAAATTAcgtgaatatgaaaaaacaaacaaacaaaaaaacagtctaTTGTGTAACAAACTGATTTAGGCCAGCTACTGACACATAACAATGGTGGGATGCTCAAGTGAAACTAATGGAGCTTGTTGCCACTGCCATTTTACCTTCCATAATCTCAACATTAACAATAAATAAGCTGAAATATCATCAACGTTGAGCTATGTGTACgttgtgtaaaacaaaaacaaaaaacgttcTTGAGGAAGATATTGTGGTGTCA from Perca fluviatilis chromosome 10, GENO_Pfluv_1.0, whole genome shotgun sequence includes the following:
- the LOC120566627 gene encoding zinc finger protein 62-like; this encodes MSEYLMRGFRAQVTTSMDSVLRRAVFEIMMIFENSVHDHQKELAQKGEEIAHLKIKLQRAELKLKESECGGDREADMSTFTINETQREPEDVLTAPGQTSDVPEIDFEVPDDWCAPLGCETVAKQEESVCPSIRLRKLSIPLWPIPIIKQEVVNCDIDDSHQQTEGLRRSRRGSSLNEGHKHMDRTLPMRGRGTRRPPMRNDMRQLLEDIKQEYTDLTGNAGHRGKGRNVTGKEQENTTKSKKEKRKTAATESREKEMVKNGGEKSYSCKFCKKVFDTPFGRSVHVRSHKKCRGCKKEYRFPSALQLHKQTCKKLKQLLAKQAESTNPPKLESCDEENPTAPSKKQLIDEKESPPFSSNISESSIQKDRSTKKNSCVYCNKTFHRRSKLKEHVRVHTGERPFPCDMCSKKFRVNQALKKHIMRIHKDQMNSSETNENVASTEPLEDTEDDQEDLRSPKKDTSLAINHNNVQRDCSSDTRPSPGWQTMGRRCPDGFICLLCQKVSKSKYRMIEHFRTHTGEKPIKCERCPAVFRFRGQLSLHKKKCRQPMEGTQCAKCEKIFRSQAKYNKHVSKCRRDLPILCKVCGKGFFYKGRLENHMERYHK